One window of the Thioflexithrix psekupsensis genome contains the following:
- a CDS encoding GspMb/PilO family protein gives MLFIFLGYMLPFVIIPAGARLIDNYRQNLAQIENDFVRYQQLGQAAQMWEEAHRQASDNLAKVNAGLLQGGTQDLVAARLQGILRDVARQHQLNVQSMAVPEFNLNPSWMLVTQSVQLQTDSASLINYLQALNNAPERLIVVYMDVRVGQNNRLNVDMKVTGFSRLIEMLPTG, from the coding sequence ATGTTATTTATCTTTTTAGGCTATATGCTCCCGTTTGTGATCATTCCAGCGGGAGCGCGGCTGATTGATAATTATCGACAAAATCTTGCCCAAATTGAAAATGATTTCGTGCGTTATCAACAATTAGGACAAGCCGCGCAAATGTGGGAAGAAGCCCATCGACAGGCTTCCGATAACCTAGCCAAAGTGAATGCAGGCTTATTGCAAGGCGGCACGCAAGACTTGGTCGCGGCGCGTTTACAAGGGATTTTGCGCGATGTCGCTCGCCAACATCAGTTAAATGTACAATCTATGGCCGTGCCTGAATTTAATCTGAATCCCTCATGGATGCTGGTCACGCAATCGGTACAATTACAAACTGATTCGGCCTCGCTTATTAATTATTTACAAGCCTTAAATAACGCGCCAGAACGGTTAATTGTGGTGTATATGGATGTGCGAGTGGGACAGAATAATCGGCTTAATGTCGATATGAAAGTCACGGGATTTAGTCGTCTTATTGAAATGCTGCCTACGGGGTAA
- the ccmB gene encoding heme exporter protein CcmB, with translation MSTLSHTFFALLQRDLTLYYRHRAELIQPLLFFLIVITLFPLGISPEMRLLAQIAPGIIWVAALLAAMLSLDSLFRSDFEDGTLEQLALSPHALPVLVLAKVLAHWLVTGFPLLLLAPLLGELLFLPETAVLPLLLTLLLGTPILSLIGAIGVALTVGLRRGGMLLSLLVLPLYIPVLIFAANAVNVAASGFPISGQLFLLLALLSLAVTLSPFATAAALRISLS, from the coding sequence ATGTCCACGCTCTCTCACACTTTTTTCGCCTTACTCCAACGTGATTTAACGCTCTATTATCGCCATCGGGCTGAACTCATTCAGCCGCTGCTTTTCTTTCTTATTGTTATTACCTTATTTCCTTTGGGCATTAGTCCTGAAATGCGCCTCTTAGCGCAAATTGCCCCAGGCATCATTTGGGTGGCTGCTTTATTGGCCGCTATGCTTTCCTTAGACAGCCTTTTTCGCTCCGATTTTGAAGACGGCACCCTAGAGCAATTGGCTTTATCGCCCCATGCTTTACCCGTATTGGTATTGGCGAAAGTCTTGGCACATTGGTTGGTCACGGGCTTTCCCTTATTACTGCTGGCACCGCTCTTGGGTGAATTATTGTTTTTGCCTGAAACCGCGGTGTTGCCTTTACTTCTCACCTTGCTGTTGGGAACGCCTATTTTAAGTTTGATCGGTGCCATTGGCGTGGCCTTAACGGTGGGTTTACGGCGCGGCGGGATGTTATTGTCGCTTTTAGTGCTACCTTTGTACATTCCTGTGTTGATTTTTGCGGCCAATGCTGTCAATGTAGCAGCCAGCGGCTTTCCGATTAGCGGACAACTTTTTTTGTTGTTGGCTTTACTGAGTTTAGCGGTGACGCTGTCGCCGTTTGCTACGGCGGCGGCTTTACGGATTAGTTTAAGTTGA
- the ccmE gene encoding cytochrome c maturation protein CcmE — protein MSFITLTRKHKQRLMVVVLLVVGIASAVGFALMAFQQNMLFFFNPSEVVAGHVPTDRTIRVGGLVTTGSVKRAEDSLLVEFTVTDTQHVVPVQYEGILPDLFREGQGIIAIGRLQPDGTFSAQEVLAKHDETYMPPEVADSLKAAQAAQAQVKMPESHQAN, from the coding sequence ATGAGCTTTATCACTCTGACGCGCAAGCATAAACAGCGTTTAATGGTGGTGGTGCTTTTGGTGGTGGGCATTGCCAGTGCGGTGGGATTTGCTTTGATGGCGTTTCAGCAGAATATGTTGTTTTTCTTTAATCCCTCTGAGGTGGTGGCTGGCCATGTTCCGACGGATCGCACGATTCGCGTCGGCGGTTTGGTGACGACAGGTAGTGTGAAGCGGGCTGAGGACAGTTTGCTGGTGGAGTTTACGGTGACGGATACGCAGCATGTTGTTCCTGTGCAGTATGAGGGGATTTTGCCTGATTTGTTCCGCGAGGGGCAGGGGATTATTGCCATTGGGCGTTTACAGCCAGATGGTACGTTTAGCGCGCAGGAAGTGTTGGCCAAGCATGATGAGACGTATATGCCGCCTGAGGTGGCTGATTCGTTAAAAGCCGCGCAGGCCGCTCAAGCGCAGGTTAAAATGCCTGAGAGTCATCAGGCGAATTGA
- a CDS encoding type II secretion system F family protein has product MALHQYSYQACDINGKILSGQLSAETEQEVVNSLQNRQLIPLKVEQQADPHTQGLFQQRVTNRDIIDFTNGLCTLVEAHVPMDRALALLENINAKPLMQQLIADLRQSVKEGKSLADALQAYPHYFSRMYINMVHAGEEGGILDRLLPKLAHFMTSADTAKRTVISSLIYPMILAVVGLLSVILLLVYVVPQFATMFDNMGTAIPPAAALLLNISQWLKIWGWLLIPLPFLLIYAWKLLDKQEETRLQRDQFLLSTPLLGGLLLEAESSRFCRTLGSLLGAGIPLLKSLHIVRGVIENQVLNHTIAHAEEAVRGGTSLGKALSNEGTFPVLLSQLIIVGEESGRTADILEKLAETFDASVTQKTSRLVALAEPALIVLMGVLVGTIVIVMLSAVFSINQLQY; this is encoded by the coding sequence ATGGCCTTACATCAGTATAGTTACCAAGCCTGCGATATCAACGGCAAAATTCTCAGCGGCCAACTCAGTGCCGAAACCGAGCAAGAAGTCGTCAATAGCCTGCAAAATCGACAACTCATTCCGCTAAAAGTCGAACAGCAAGCCGACCCTCATACACAAGGCTTATTTCAACAGCGCGTGACTAACCGTGATATTATCGACTTTACCAATGGCTTGTGTACCTTAGTCGAGGCGCATGTCCCGATGGATCGCGCCTTGGCCTTATTAGAAAATATCAACGCCAAACCCCTCATGCAGCAACTCATTGCCGATTTACGTCAATCGGTCAAAGAAGGCAAAAGTTTAGCCGATGCCTTACAGGCTTATCCCCATTACTTCTCCCGTATGTATATCAATATGGTACATGCGGGAGAAGAGGGCGGAATTTTAGATCGACTCTTGCCCAAATTAGCCCATTTCATGACCTCAGCCGATACCGCAAAACGCACCGTGATCAGTTCCTTAATCTACCCCATGATATTAGCGGTGGTGGGATTACTCAGTGTCATTTTATTATTGGTTTATGTCGTGCCGCAATTTGCCACCATGTTTGACAATATGGGAACGGCCATACCGCCCGCGGCCGCCTTATTATTAAACATCAGTCAATGGCTAAAAATATGGGGATGGCTGCTCATCCCCTTGCCCTTCTTATTGATTTATGCGTGGAAATTATTAGATAAACAAGAAGAAACCCGCTTGCAACGCGACCAATTTTTACTCTCAACACCCTTATTAGGTGGATTATTATTAGAAGCAGAATCCTCTCGATTTTGCCGCACATTGGGATCGTTATTGGGGGCGGGAATTCCCTTATTAAAAAGTTTGCATATCGTGCGCGGCGTGATTGAAAATCAAGTGTTAAATCACACCATTGCTCACGCCGAAGAAGCCGTGCGCGGTGGTACCAGCTTGGGTAAAGCCTTGTCGAATGAAGGCACTTTTCCAGTCTTACTTTCTCAACTCATTATCGTGGGCGAAGAATCAGGACGCACGGCCGACATCTTAGAAAAATTAGCCGAAACCTTTGATGCCAGTGTCACCCAAAAAACCAGCCGTTTAGTGGCCTTGGCCGAACCTGCATTGATTGTATTAATGGGTGTGTTGGTGGGGACGATTGTTATCGTGATGTTATCTGCGGTATTTAGTATTAATCAATTGCAGTATTAA
- a CDS encoding GspE/PulE family protein, with protein MSLAQLNLPLFTQLLSKKGIAPIEQFPENPCLLFHQAPDAEDRAKIRFLLGQHIHFQRAPEDQVERLIKHWRARLAPEIENNANAQGIAEFDNDYLRDLASDAPVIRMVNHLMERALDLNASDIHFEPEEKQLVVRCRVDGVMVNIERLPANVQAAVTSRVKLMARLDIGEKRLPQDGRIQYSLGERSLDMRVSTLPGVHGESVVLRILDRSDVHVELDKLGMPLDVLKPFNRIIQQPHGMILVTGPTGSGKTTTLYGTLEKINTGTQKIITIEDPVEYQLDGITQIHVNAKIGLTFAAGLRSIVRQDPDIIMVGEIRDNETAEIAIESALTGHLVFSTLHTNDAAGAITRLQDMGIDTYLISSSLMAVMAQRLVRKVCLHCAESQPLTEDEANLLGIRVSDCPTIRRGRGCERCANTGYRGRLGLYEFLPVSDSVRHVISSGGDANQIRVQAIQEGMRTLRGDALEKLYNGITTPEEIVRVTRAT; from the coding sequence ATGTCATTGGCTCAATTAAATTTACCCTTATTTACTCAGTTATTATCCAAGAAAGGCATCGCGCCGATTGAACAATTTCCTGAGAATCCCTGTTTATTATTTCATCAAGCTCCAGATGCTGAAGATCGGGCAAAAATTCGTTTTTTATTGGGACAACATATCCATTTCCAACGCGCTCCTGAAGATCAAGTTGAACGCTTAATTAAACATTGGCGGGCGCGTTTAGCTCCTGAAATTGAAAATAATGCCAATGCACAAGGCATTGCCGAATTTGACAATGATTATTTGCGTGATTTGGCTTCGGACGCGCCGGTGATTCGCATGGTGAATCATTTAATGGAACGCGCTTTGGATTTAAACGCCAGTGATATTCACTTTGAACCCGAAGAAAAACAATTAGTTGTGCGTTGTCGCGTTGATGGTGTGATGGTGAATATCGAGCGTTTACCGGCCAATGTGCAAGCGGCAGTGACTTCGCGGGTCAAACTCATGGCACGCTTAGACATCGGCGAAAAACGCCTGCCGCAAGATGGACGAATTCAATACAGTTTAGGCGAACGTTCGCTAGACATGCGGGTTTCGACTTTACCCGGTGTGCATGGGGAATCAGTGGTGTTGCGTATTCTTGATCGCAGTGATGTACACGTTGAACTGGATAAATTAGGAATGCCGCTGGATGTGTTAAAACCGTTTAATCGCATCATTCAACAGCCGCACGGCATGATTTTGGTCACAGGCCCCACGGGAAGCGGCAAAACCACGACTTTATACGGCACGCTGGAAAAAATTAACACGGGAACGCAAAAAATTATTACCATCGAAGACCCCGTGGAATATCAATTAGATGGCATCACGCAAATTCATGTCAATGCCAAAATTGGTTTAACTTTTGCGGCGGGTTTACGTTCAATTGTGCGGCAAGACCCCGATATTATCATGGTGGGGGAAATTCGAGACAATGAAACCGCTGAAATTGCGATTGAATCCGCTTTAACGGGTCACTTGGTTTTTTCTACTTTACACACGAATGATGCAGCCGGGGCGATCACTCGTTTACAAGACATGGGCATTGATACGTATCTCATCAGTTCCAGTTTAATGGCTGTGATGGCGCAGCGGTTGGTGCGCAAAGTCTGTTTACATTGTGCAGAATCGCAGCCCTTGACCGAAGACGAAGCCAATTTATTGGGAATTCGAGTCAGCGATTGTCCCACAATTCGCCGCGGGCGCGGCTGTGAGCGGTGCGCCAATACGGGCTATCGGGGGCGATTGGGTTTGTACGAATTTTTGCCTGTCTCCGATTCCGTGCGCCACGTCATCAGCAGCGGTGGCGATGCCAATCAAATCCGCGTCCAAGCCATTCAAGAAGGAATGCGCACCCTACGCGGCGATGCCTTAGAAAAATTGTACAACGGAATCACCACGCCCGAAGAAATCGTGCGAGTGACTCGCGCCACTTAG
- the ccmD gene encoding heme exporter protein CcmD: MGEFFEMGGYGFYVWTSYALFAIVFVGNVLVAWRRERAFLNSLSRKVRRKQNELYHSDAQA; the protein is encoded by the coding sequence ATGGGTGAGTTTTTTGAAATGGGAGGATATGGTTTTTATGTGTGGACAAGTTACGCGCTCTTTGCGATTGTGTTTGTCGGCAATGTCCTCGTGGCGTGGAGACGCGAACGGGCGTTTCTTAACAGTTTAAGTCGTAAAGTGCGGAGAAAACAAAATGAGCTTTATCACTCTGACGCGCAAGCATAA
- a CDS encoding heme ABC transporter permease: MWAFVNRLSSPRNFYHFAGRWIPWLGAATVLLLAAGLYGGLVLAPPDYQQGESFRIIYVHVPAAWLGMFSYAFMAGVGAIGLIWRIKLAEAMAASVAPIGASFAFLALVTGALWGKPMWGAWWVWDARLTSTLILFFLYLGVIALNTAIEDKRNAARASAVLAIVGVVNIPIIVYSVEWWNTLHQKATISIIKFQAPSIHLDMLIPLFIMALAFKLFFFTVLFMRTRGELLDRERHSRWVQELVGDATQMAVLKPSDRSDDLSMNGR; this comes from the coding sequence ATGTGGGCTTTTGTTAATCGTTTGTCTTCTCCAAGAAATTTTTACCATTTCGCTGGTCGATGGATTCCATGGTTGGGTGCGGCAACGGTATTGCTGTTGGCCGCGGGATTATATGGCGGCTTGGTGTTGGCTCCTCCCGATTATCAGCAAGGAGAGAGTTTTAGAATCATCTATGTGCATGTCCCCGCCGCGTGGTTGGGCATGTTTAGCTATGCGTTTATGGCGGGTGTGGGCGCGATTGGTTTGATTTGGCGCATCAAGTTGGCCGAGGCCATGGCCGCCAGTGTCGCACCGATTGGGGCCTCTTTTGCCTTTCTTGCGCTGGTGACCGGTGCCTTGTGGGGAAAACCCATGTGGGGCGCGTGGTGGGTGTGGGATGCGCGCTTGACTTCGACGTTGATTTTATTTTTTCTCTATTTGGGCGTGATCGCGCTCAATACGGCGATTGAAGATAAACGCAACGCGGCGCGTGCCAGTGCGGTGTTGGCGATTGTGGGGGTGGTGAATATTCCAATTATTGTTTATTCGGTGGAATGGTGGAATACTTTGCATCAAAAAGCGACGATCAGTATTATCAAATTCCAAGCCCCGTCTATTCATCTGGATATGTTGATTCCCTTGTTCATCATGGCATTGGCTTTTAAGTTGTTTTTCTTTACAGTATTATTCATGCGCACTCGTGGCGAGTTGTTAGATCGAGAGCGTCATAGTCGTTGGGTGCAAGAATTGGTCGGCGACGCGACGCAAATGGCGGTGTTGAAACCTTCTGATCGGTCTGATGATTTGTCGATGAATGGGCGTTAA
- a CDS encoding valine--tRNA ligase, which yields MEKTYNPQTIEPHWYDIWEKQGYFAPSGSGQPYCIMIPPPNVTGTLHMGHAFQDTLMDLLTRYHRMRGDNTLWQAGTDHAGIATQMVVERQIGAQGMTRHSVGRDAFVDKIWQWKAQSGGHIKRQLCRLGASLDWEHERFTMDEGLSHAVREVFVRLYREGLIYRGQRLVNWDPVFHTALSDLEVISQEEDGKMWHLRYPLADGSDSLVVATTRPETMLGDTAVAVNPNDPRYQHLIGKEIELPFTGRMIPIIADDYVDPEFGSGCVKITPAHDFNDYAVGQRHQLPMINIFTEDARINDNAPKAYRGMDRYEARKRIVTDFESCGLLVEVKPHKLMVPRGDRSHAVIEPLLTDQWYVKVEPLAKMAIEAVETGKIRFVPENWSKTYFDWMNNIEDWCISRQIWWGHRIPAWYDKAGNVYVGYDETSIREQYQLDSSVVLTQDDDVLDTWFSSALWPFSTLGWPENTERLNTFYPTSVLVTGFDIIFFWVARMIMFGLKFMGDVPFREVYIHGLIRDSEGQKMSKSKGNVLDPLDLIDGVSLEVLVAKRTTGLMQPEMAPKIERSTREQFPQGIPAFGTDALRFTFAALASTGRDIRFDLARIEGYRNFCNKLWNATRYVLMNTEDQDTGLDQNAAIELSDADRWIIALTQEVARDVATHIQQYRFDLMANVLYEFVWNEYCDWYLELSKPVLQSEEFRIAAKRGTRRTLVRTLETILRLLHPTMPFLTEELWHKVAPLAGVSGETVSLQPYPQGQADLIDSQAQQEIEWLKQFVLGVRRIRSEMDIAPGKLLTVLLQNGSAEDAQRLARHDVLISRLARLERIEWLDASVNAPESALALVGEMRVLIPLAGLIDKEAELKRLNKELEKIRKDFAKSNEKLQNPNFISRAPAEIIATEQQRLADMSASIQQLEAQVLKIQAI from the coding sequence ATGGAAAAGACCTACAACCCGCAGACCATTGAGCCACATTGGTACGACATTTGGGAAAAACAAGGCTATTTTGCCCCCAGCGGCAGCGGACAGCCTTATTGCATCATGATCCCCCCGCCCAATGTGACTGGCACGCTGCACATGGGACATGCTTTCCAAGATACGTTAATGGATTTGCTCACCCGTTATCATCGGATGCGCGGCGACAATACCTTATGGCAAGCGGGAACAGACCACGCGGGTATTGCGACGCAGATGGTTGTTGAAAGACAAATCGGTGCGCAAGGCATGACCCGACACAGCGTCGGCCGTGATGCGTTTGTCGATAAAATTTGGCAATGGAAAGCCCAATCGGGTGGACATATCAAACGGCAATTGTGTCGTTTGGGCGCGTCGTTGGATTGGGAACATGAACGGTTTACGATGGACGAGGGCTTATCTCATGCGGTGCGTGAGGTATTTGTGCGTTTGTATCGAGAAGGTTTAATTTATCGCGGTCAACGTCTGGTCAATTGGGATCCCGTGTTTCACACGGCACTGTCTGATTTAGAAGTGATTTCGCAAGAAGAAGACGGGAAAATGTGGCATTTGCGTTACCCTTTAGCCGATGGATCGGATTCGTTGGTGGTGGCGACCACCCGTCCCGAAACCATGTTGGGTGATACTGCCGTCGCTGTGAATCCGAATGATCCGCGTTATCAGCATTTAATTGGTAAAGAAATTGAATTGCCTTTTACGGGACGAATGATCCCCATTATTGCTGATGATTATGTTGACCCTGAATTCGGATCGGGTTGTGTGAAAATTACGCCCGCGCATGATTTTAATGATTATGCGGTGGGACAACGGCATCAATTGCCGATGATTAATATTTTTACCGAAGATGCGCGGATTAATGACAATGCGCCTAAAGCCTATCGGGGAATGGATCGATATGAAGCGCGTAAAAGAATTGTCACTGATTTTGAATCTTGTGGCTTATTGGTAGAAGTAAAGCCGCATAAATTAATGGTGCCTCGCGGCGACCGAAGTCATGCTGTAATTGAACCGTTATTAACCGATCAATGGTATGTTAAAGTTGAACCCTTGGCTAAAATGGCCATTGAGGCCGTAGAAACAGGAAAAATTCGTTTTGTTCCTGAAAATTGGAGTAAAACTTATTTCGACTGGATGAATAATATCGAAGATTGGTGTATTAGCCGCCAAATTTGGTGGGGGCATCGTATTCCTGCATGGTATGATAAAGCGGGCAATGTGTATGTCGGTTATGATGAAACCAGTATTCGAGAACAGTATCAATTGGACAGTTCTGTGGTTTTAACGCAAGACGATGATGTGTTGGACACGTGGTTTTCGTCGGCATTGTGGCCATTTTCTACCCTCGGTTGGCCAGAAAATACCGAGCGATTAAATACATTTTATCCGACCAGCGTATTAGTCACAGGCTTTGATATTATTTTCTTTTGGGTGGCGCGAATGATTATGTTCGGGCTAAAGTTTATGGGAGATGTGCCGTTTCGAGAAGTCTATATTCACGGCTTAATTCGAGATTCTGAAGGGCAGAAAATGTCTAAATCTAAAGGCAATGTATTAGACCCTTTAGATTTAATTGATGGCGTGTCTTTAGAAGTTTTAGTGGCCAAAAGAACCACAGGCTTAATGCAGCCCGAAATGGCACCGAAAATTGAACGCAGTACCCGTGAACAATTCCCACAAGGTATTCCTGCCTTTGGTACGGATGCGTTACGCTTTACTTTCGCGGCCTTAGCTTCAACAGGGCGTGATATTCGGTTTGATTTGGCGCGTATTGAAGGCTATCGTAATTTTTGTAATAAACTGTGGAATGCCACCCGTTATGTGTTAATGAACACCGAAGATCAGGATACGGGATTGGATCAGAATGCTGCGATTGAATTATCTGATGCGGATCGTTGGATTATTGCCTTAACGCAAGAAGTGGCGCGTGATGTCGCTACCCATATTCAACAGTATCGTTTTGATTTAATGGCGAATGTGTTATATGAATTTGTATGGAATGAATATTGCGATTGGTATTTAGAATTATCTAAACCCGTATTGCAAAGTGAAGAGTTCCGTATTGCCGCTAAACGGGGGACACGACGGACGTTAGTGCGCACTTTGGAAACCATTTTGCGTTTACTCCATCCTACCATGCCGTTTTTAACGGAAGAATTGTGGCACAAAGTCGCGCCGTTGGCGGGCGTTTCAGGCGAAACCGTATCACTACAACCTTATCCGCAAGGTCAAGCTGATCTCATTGATTCCCAAGCGCAACAGGAAATTGAGTGGTTAAAACAATTTGTGTTAGGTGTGCGACGCATTCGCTCGGAAATGGACATTGCACCGGGCAAATTATTAACCGTGTTATTACAAAATGGTTCTGCCGAAGATGCCCAACGCTTGGCACGGCATGATGTGTTAATTAGCCGTTTGGCGCGCTTAGAACGCATTGAATGGTTAGACGCGTCGGTGAATGCCCCTGAATCTGCGCTGGCATTGGTCGGGGAAATGCGGGTGTTAATTCCACTGGCCGGCTTAATCGATAAAGAAGCGGAATTAAAACGCTTAAATAAAGAATTAGAAAAAATTCGTAAAGATTTTGCCAAATCCAATGAGAAATTGCAAAATCCTAATTTTATTTCTCGCGCCCCCGCCGAGATTATCGCCACCGAACAACAACGTTTGGCAGACATGAGCGCGTCAATACAACAATTAGAAGCCCAAGTATTAAAAATACAAGCAATTTAA
- the gspD gene encoding type II secretion system secretin GspD has translation MLIKRYIPMALFCQTLWIAGCATPPNPPEPLTALELARMGIVPTDDPNKTQGSPIVELSAPAPSPLREVNQTGALPDWPDRQAQGLDLSQLDSNATIELNFEQGELRQVIETIASALEISTVIDPSIADKVTLRTAPENKLKREDLWPLLQLLLVDAGVSMERKGNVYHFKKEGLGAGLPGTIGEASSVLGRNSAEVLQITPLRYIAADAAINVLTPLLQPTGRVLSLPSLNIIGIIATPDRIERVNQLLKIIDADPFRHRGMRLFRLQNSKAAEVQADLDKILQAMSGNNIPIAYQVLSLERINALLVIAPPNSGFKEVEMWVNILDERSEESTEQVFIYNVRNLDAKDLASTLSSVFESDQDEDRLGQTEETTEETTPVSSFFQTENGVTIVENTPSPTPNATPTGAVSAQLMVKVTADEKTNSLIVRATPRDYRQLLETIRILDRAPKEVMVNVVIAEVTLNEATQHGVDWQGILGNDRGTVGFNTSPPGGNLPANVSASTDNTTISVGGLTGFTLNYLSGGLNALLNLITQNSDVRVLSRPSVLVRNNEEARIEVGSREPIPGATNVTSTGQLVNSGPQYESVGVILSVEPRINDDGIINLKISQEISSLGPTRSGNPSFDQRKVQTLVVVRNGTPIVIGGLIQDRYNNSQEGIPGLNRIPLFGDTLFSSRTKNYQRTELVLIMVPEIVNPELDNSPIVQQFKARMKAIGDLLNREIFYLYGLDRLRVENP, from the coding sequence ATGTTGATTAAGCGTTATATACCGATGGCCTTATTCTGTCAGACATTGTGGATAGCGGGTTGTGCCACACCACCCAACCCCCCCGAACCCCTGACCGCTTTAGAGTTGGCACGCATGGGCATAGTCCCCACCGATGACCCCAATAAAACTCAAGGCTCGCCCATTGTCGAATTATCCGCGCCTGCCCCTTCACCCCTAAGAGAAGTCAACCAAACAGGCGCATTACCCGACTGGCCTGATCGCCAAGCGCAGGGCTTAGACTTATCTCAATTAGATTCCAATGCCACGATTGAATTAAATTTTGAACAAGGCGAATTGCGACAAGTCATTGAAACCATTGCTTCTGCCTTAGAAATCTCTACCGTTATCGACCCTAGCATTGCCGATAAAGTCACCCTTCGCACCGCACCTGAAAATAAATTAAAGCGCGAAGATTTGTGGCCTTTATTGCAACTCTTACTCGTCGATGCGGGCGTATCGATGGAGCGCAAAGGCAATGTGTACCACTTTAAAAAAGAAGGTCTCGGCGCAGGTTTGCCCGGCACCATCGGCGAAGCCAGCAGTGTTTTAGGGCGTAATTCTGCTGAAGTGCTGCAAATCACGCCCTTGCGTTACATTGCGGCCGATGCGGCGATCAACGTGCTGACCCCGCTGTTGCAACCGACAGGGCGCGTGTTGAGCTTACCGAGTTTAAATATTATCGGCATCATTGCCACGCCAGATCGCATTGAGCGGGTCAACCAATTATTAAAAATCATCGATGCTGACCCTTTTCGCCACCGTGGAATGCGCTTATTTCGACTACAAAACAGCAAAGCCGCAGAAGTACAAGCCGATTTAGATAAAATCTTACAAGCCATGTCAGGGAATAATATCCCGATTGCCTACCAAGTTTTATCATTAGAACGCATTAACGCCTTACTGGTTATTGCGCCACCGAATAGCGGCTTTAAAGAAGTGGAAATGTGGGTGAATATTCTCGACGAACGCAGTGAAGAAAGTACTGAACAAGTATTTATTTATAACGTGCGTAATTTAGACGCAAAAGATTTGGCTTCAACCTTATCCAGCGTGTTTGAATCGGATCAAGACGAGGATCGCTTAGGACAAACCGAAGAGACCACAGAAGAAACCACGCCCGTGTCTTCTTTTTTCCAAACCGAAAACGGAGTGACAATAGTAGAAAATACACCCTCCCCCACTCCCAATGCCACGCCCACAGGCGCGGTATCCGCTCAATTAATGGTCAAAGTCACGGCGGATGAAAAAACCAATAGCTTAATTGTCCGCGCTACGCCGCGTGATTATCGCCAATTACTAGAAACCATTCGCATCCTAGATCGTGCGCCTAAAGAAGTGATGGTGAATGTGGTGATTGCCGAAGTGACACTGAATGAAGCCACGCAACACGGCGTAGATTGGCAAGGGATTCTGGGCAATGATCGGGGAACGGTCGGTTTTAACACCAGTCCGCCAGGGGGAAATTTGCCCGCTAACGTGTCTGCAAGCACTGATAACACCACGATTAGCGTGGGGGGGTTGACAGGATTTACTTTAAATTACTTATCGGGGGGATTAAATGCGCTGCTTAATTTAATCACGCAAAACAGTGATGTTCGCGTATTATCTCGCCCGTCGGTTTTGGTGCGGAATAACGAAGAAGCGCGCATTGAAGTGGGATCGCGTGAACCCATCCCCGGTGCCACGAATGTCACCTCCACGGGACAATTGGTGAATTCGGGGCCGCAATATGAAAGTGTGGGCGTTATTTTATCGGTAGAGCCACGCATTAATGACGATGGAATTATTAACTTAAAAATTTCCCAAGAAATTTCCAGTTTAGGCCCCACACGTAGCGGAAATCCTTCTTTTGATCAACGCAAAGTGCAAACCTTAGTGGTGGTGCGTAATGGCACGCCGATTGTGATTGGGGGATTAATTCAAGACCGTTATAATAATTCGCAAGAAGGCATCCCCGGTTTAAATCGCATTCCCTTATTTGGAGACACCTTATTTTCTTCGCGTACTAAAAATTATCAACGCACTGAACTGGTATTAATTATGGTGCCAGAAATTGTGAATCCAGAATTAGACAATAGCCCTATTGTGCAGCAATTTAAAGCACGAATGAAAGCGATTGGTGATTTATTAAATCGGGAGATTTTCTACTTATACGGTTTGGATCGGTTGCGGGTAGAAAATCCGTGA